The genomic stretch CAAGCAATACAatactctattattatggtgggagattatatGGTTATATTTTCTTTAAAGTCAATGGATCGTAAAGAAAATCCCACTACAACCTATCACCCTCATGCTCTTAAGGAAATCCCACTACAACCTATCACCCCCATGTCTCtgaaggaaatcacactacaaccCATCACCCTCATGTCTCTTAAGGAAATCACCCTCATGCTCTTAAGAAAATCACACTACAACCTATCACCCTCATgctcttaaggaaatcacactacaaccTATCACCCTCATGCTCTTAAGGATATCACACTACAACCTATCACCCTCATGCTCTTAAGGAAATTCACTACAACCTATCACCCTCATGTCTCTTAAGGAAATCCCACTACAACCTATCACCCTCATGCTCTTAAGGAAATCACCCTACAACCTATCACCCTCATGTCTCTTAAGGAAATCCTAATACAACCTATCACCCTCATgctcttaaggaaatcacactacaacctatcaccctcatgctcttaaggaaatcacactacaacctatcaccctcatgctcttaaggaaatcacactacaacctatcaccctcatgctcttaaggaaatcacactacaacctatcaccctcatgctcttaaggaaatcacactacaaccTATCACCCTCATGTCTCTTAAGGAAATCCCACTACAACCTATCACCCTCATgctcttaaggaaatcacactacaaccTATCACCCTCATGTCTCTTAAGGAAATCCTACTACAACCTATCACCCTCATgctcttaaggaaatcacactacaaccTATCACCCTCAAACTcctaaggaaatcacactacaacctatcaccctcatgctcttaaggaaatcacactacaaccTATCACCCTCATGCTCTTAAGGAAATCCCACTACAACCTATCACCCTCATGCTCTTAAGGACGTCCCACTACAACCTATCACCCTCATGCTCTTAAGGACGTCCCACTACAACCCATCACCCTCATGCTCTTAAGGAAATCCTGATTATCGTGGATATGTTGGAACTAGTGGAAATATGGAgccttaaataccctgacctggtgagatatacatggtggaggctCACGCAAGCTAGTCCCCTTGGCTAATTTATGTCATTCTCGATGGCACCAAAagttaaaaagtgttgatagagGACAGAATGTGGTCGGACCCTCAAATAATTGGCATAtacattactcttacagaattttcacatgggcgaggatattggatgACAACTTGTTTTTAACCAGGACAGGATAAATTATAATTGAAGTTTCCGACATCAAATAGGTCCAGCAGATCCCCtaattgtatgggacacttaAATGTGCATTTAGAGGCTGTGCAatcagtactcatctataaaacaaaagcaatttaggtcaaGAGAGTTCATATTAACAAAAGAAATAGagactaacagtacagatagttagcaataaaaactgtaccatagaggcacagaataagttagagaaAAAACAAAAAGAACAAGATAGATAAAGTGTAAAatattataaaaatatatttttttaaatcttcaacatagaaatgctaccaaaatgTCAGTCACcccatgattcaccaaacaatattttgaaagaggaagtaaagtactttaagcatatgttttcgtttcagtgtcctccatctccactaaccgaaGGTAATTGTAAGGATTTTTTTCCTatgaataatgtaaaattaacatctgtaccGAAAGACTCATGTAAAGCCGAAATTgaggtatacagtgcattcggaaagtattcagatacctggactttttgcacattttgttacgttacagccttgtactaaaattgattaaattgtttttgtccctcaatctacacacaataacccataatgacctagcaaaaacatgtttttagaaatgtgtaaaaatgtattaaaaaacaacacacatttacataagtatccagaccctttgctgtgagactcgatattgagttcaggtgcatcctgttacaatttatcatccttaagatgtttctaaatcttggagtccacctgtggtacattctattgattggacatgatttggattgaaaataatgtaatccattttagaataaggtggtAATGTAACAAAAGTCAAGAGGTCCGAATACTTTCAGAACGCCCTGTATTAAACATTTTTGATGTACTCAGAGGACCAtatttagcatgttttaaccactcctacaTAAATCATAGattatcagatactcaacaagaaacaggacccaagtggtaaatataaagagTCCATCATTTTTTTGGGGAGACCCCACTTCAGTGTTGTAATGCAAAAATTCTAGCAAAATGCATtgcgcatagaattaaaaagctATTGTCATATAtcattcatcctaatcagacaagTGTTTttcatggacgatacattggagataatataagacaagtactggaaacaatagaacagtGAAAAATCAGGGAAACCTGTTctggtattcatagctgacttcGAAAAGGCTTTCGATTAAGTACAAGTGGAATTTATATATACAAATGCCTGGAATAGTTCAATTTGGAATAATCTCTTATATAGTGGgttaaccctaggtgtaaaatagtaaataaaggCTTGATGacgtggcacgcaaccattggttgatgcatgcaacgtctgagcaggggaacacaaCCATTGGGTTGGGAACGTCAGCAGACCTCCCAGCATGATGGCTGCCATGTTGAGGTATTTGGTTGGGAATGCCTCCCAGGCAGAGGTTGGTGGGAGGCGCAATAGGATggactcattgtaatggctggaatggaatcaatggaaaggCGAGAAAAGTGGTTTCCATGTTTGATACCTTTAGCTTCCCCCACTGCTCCCAGGATGCCCGACATGTTGATGAGGTATTGGGTTGGGCGCCACCAGAGGCGCGTCCACGAAGATCTAGGCGTATAGGAAGGGGAGAGAAATATACAATTGATTGAAGGTCCACGAAGCTCCATAGTTTACCGCCTCCAAGAGGGTGTTTACTAGCTAGCAATGTTGCTACTGTTAATTAATTTGGCTTTAGTTTgtcaattaaacatttaaaacctTCAATAGCAGTTTTGCTACAGATGCGTGGCTAGCTTAGCCTAACCAGAGATACTATAATGACGAGATGGTCTTGTCTATGCACTAACAATGGGAGTTGTTGTCCCAAAGGCAGGAAGGCAGACAGTCTGCTTATTGCTGTATCCTCACATGGACAGACATGACGTGAATGCGGCATTATCAGGAATTTGGGACCTTTGAGATAAAATTAACTTAGGTTATTTGCATAGAGCTTCCTATTGGTTGATTCTGATACTTTCCATGCAGGAAACTCAAGTATCATCTTTCTACGAGTAAGCAAGTTCCCGATACGACGTGAACACGGCAACTACCACCAATTGCTAACAAGAAATTGGATTTGTAGTGCAGTCAAACTACAAATGCATCTCACATTTAGGTGGATGTCACTTTCAATCACTTCTAACCAGACAATACAAATTAATTTGAAAATAttcaacaaaaataataatttgtttaatGTTGTGAAGAATGTAGCCCTGTAAACATATAAATGAACCCAGAATAAACTCTTAAAATAGCCTTACAAATGCATCCTTATAAGATCCATGCAAGTCCAGGATGAGCAGTATACTTCTCCTTTTCTTTCCAACATTTCACTTGAAAAAGAGTGAGGTGGAAAAAGACCAGAAAACCATTGTCCTTTCATGGAGTTGGGGGAGAAAGACAAGGCCACTTTCAAAACGCCTCAATCCTAAAAAAAATGTCCTTATTTGCTTGATATGCATATCTAATAACAAATGATATTCCCAGAATCTATCTTCAAGTGAACCTCTACTCACTCTACCTTGGTCTCATCCTGTATGTGTAACAAAGAGTTGGCTACAGATAATTAAGTATGGGACCAAGTCACCACCCCACTAATCTCAGTTAACCCAGAGCAAAAATATGGAGTCATTTGGACAGATGTTTATGTTTACATAGTCAGTCTACACGAGATGACCACCCCACCAAACCTGGTCCTATTCTCTATTGTATCCTCACTTCCACACAGAGGAGTTGgctacagcacaaacagattgaACAAGCAGGCTAAACCTAACCCAACCAACCACACTGTTCACCTTTGGGACGCAATTCAAACAGCTAGGGTTCAGTGATAATATGAATGTGTTTATTTTGTCCATTGGGAGAATGACAGGGGCATTTCCCAGCTCTGTGTTTGGCAGTATGATAGTTAGCACCTGTAGCCGTCTCTCTGGTTCAGTCTTCCTGAGGGTCCCTGGTACTGACCAACAGAGGCTCGTGTTCAGTTGGAGAGACGTTCTAGAATGcacgatttgatttgaaattaaaGTTTGTTGGGGCCTGTAATCATGAAACATCTCAAAGTAGGattggtgatctaggatcagtttagccttttaagatcataatgaataacatTGACatggaggacctgatcctagatcagcactcctactcagagaTGCTTTACTAATACTGGCCCTGGACTGTGTATAATTGGTCTTGTCGTTGTATCCAAGCCGTCTGTTTTTCCTCTAGTTTAGTCCTCTGCCTTggcctccatctctccatcctcatcATCACCGTCCACCTCagcgttctctctctccagtcgcTCCAGCTGGCGTGCCAGCTCTGTCTCATCGGTGTCTGTCACAACCTTCGCCTGGAGGGGAAGACAACACAGAGGAAGACAAACAAATTGACATTAAATGCGCTGTCCTGAACCTTCTTGCCGTTTTAATGTGGTATCTCTGGGAAGTAAGATTTCCAATGTATTTATTacatacagttgtggccaaatatATCGTCACTTGTAGTTTTCTTAAATAGTTCGCTATTTATTTTCAAACAAGTTGAAATTGAAAACAAGTACTATCTCCAGGGTGACAATTTTGCCCAtgccatttgtttttattttctcaATTTCAAATTGTAAACTTAAGTTTACAATTAAATTGGTTCTGCAATGTTGAAAAGCCAATAAGATGTGGCGACAACCAATTTTtttcaatttcaaattatttcaGAAGAAATAGATTATTATTTATAAAAAGTACAAGAGTGACAGTatatttggccacaactgtatggCAGGGGTTTCAAGAAAGTTTACATGAAACCTCCACCACCCCACCTCACCACCACCCCCCAACCAAGCTTGGTCTTTCCCATTTCCCCTCTCTTCCTGTAGCATCAAAAGACAGCAAAAAATATGCAAATTGGACAATAGAGTTGCAGCCTATTGCACTGACGTCCATCTGGATGTTGAagacccctctcttctcctcgatCTTCTCTTTGATGGCAGCCATGGCCTGGTTGAGGACAGAGAGACCCTCCGTGCGCTCCAGCGTGGTGGTAGTCATGACATAGCGCGGCGGCGCTATCAGATTAATCTGTCAGAGAGCAGAAGACACAGGTTTATAAGGGATAAAtcatgtgttggactatgttgtTGTGATACACAGACGtcttcccggacacagattaagcccagTCTTGGACTAGAAGTCACTTTTAGTGAATGCTTTTTTAGTCTAGGACTATACTATGTCTAATCTGGGTTCAGAAAAACAGACTGTTGAggggtgtttgttgttgttattgaccTTGATGGGCATGGCCTCTGTGGAGCAGCCTAGCCCCGCCCTCAATGCTTCTTTGACAGCATCAATGCCTTCGTAGCCATAGCAGGCCACCTCAATGTCTGAGGGAGAGACGTGTTAACAATATGCTAGAATAAAATATTATTCTATCATACTATATCAAAACTCATCAAGCTACTGCTATGtaaatgatgtgcaagtagacagGTAAGCTTTAGGTGTACTGTACAGCATGTGCATACCTGCTCTGATTTTGACAGCCTGTGGTGTGAGTCTTCTGTTGATGTTGTCAATGAGCAcagccttctcctcctctgtcaggTCCAGACAATCTAAAATGGCTGGGTCCCTGTGGGCCAAAACAGACATATTAACACATTCAATCCTGGGACATCCAGTGCAATAGCCAAATAATATGTATATTGGTGTGGATCTGCTCTAGAACCATTTTCTTCCATTTCTAGTTACAGAACTTCACCGTTTTCAACACATTGGAACTAGGAAATAATTTTGTGGATCTCAACAAGAGAATCCCCTCCACCAACCCCGACCAGGATGTCAGTACTCACGCCACAGCCTGTTTGAAGACATCATAGGCTCCGTATCCAGGCCTCTTGTACTTCTCATCAAACACCCAGGCAGTGCGCGTGAACAGGCTCTCCAGCTGCTCCTCCTTAGTGTACTCCAGAACCTCAGCCACATGCCTCAATATGCTGTACACCTGTCATAGTAATATTACATATTTATATTGCGTTTTTCAAAGACCCAAAGTCGCTCAtgacagaagacacacaggtctAGGTTTACCGGCAAAAATATTtgaatacatatatatacatatatgccCTTCTTAACCAGCCCGTCTGCATTTTCAGCCAAAAGCAAAAGATGACATTGTACTAGCTGGTAGAGGTATTACACTATGAACATACCGTTTTGGATTTGGTGAATTTGTCTTCACACTTGATTGCCTCCTCGGGTGAAACTCTTCTCTTGGACAGATCAATATAACCTAGAGAGAGTAGGGAAATGAACCATCAAGCCTTGGGACCAGGCTACAAGACAAGCAATCACATCCACATACAGGACTATTCCTCTCACCTTTCTCCTTGTCCACTCGGATGACGACCACACACTCGTTGCGTCCAATCCTGATGAGTTTGTTGATGGAGCGGATACGTCTGCGAGACAACTCGCTCAGCAGGATCATGCCTTCGATGTTGTTGTACTCTAACAGGCTAACGTAGGCGCCCATCTCTGCGATGGAGCGCACGTTGACCATCACCACGTCTTCCACCTCTGGAAACCTGTGCTGGTAGAATCTACAGCTGAATGACGGCATTCTTCACTCTGTGTGGACGAGAGGATACCATAAAGTATATTGCAGAGGATAGTAGCTAGTTATTGTATTCTCATTCAGCCTGTAGCCACTACCCTATGTCATTATGCCATCTCTGAGGTCTGGACCTTTATGGCACAGGCGGTAATGCTTGAAAGAGGCAGACCGTTAACGTTATATAGCAAATTATCATAGAACTTGTAGCTGGCCTAGAAGCTAGCTAACTAAAGGATGAGCATATGACAACTTGCTTGCTGCTGTAGCTAGCAACTTTATAGTAACAAAGGCTGCTAGCTACAGTAGCAAGCaagttaacgttagttagctagcttcTAGTTCAGCTACAAGTTtttttagctaacgttagtaagcTTCTAGTTCAGCttcatttttttgtattatttgttaGTTAGCCCCATCAGCAAGCTACTGATAATGTATAGAAGAGGATCAGCTGGATAGGATAGCCAGATGAATATGCTAGCTAACGCCGCTTTGCTGAGTCTCATGCGTTCATCAGCAGTTATTCATTCATTCCGAACATAACACTCAGACGTTAAGTACTCACCTTATAGCTACAGATCTATCCAAATCTTGATATTTAACTATATCCTTAAGTTGTTACATTAAAATTGTAGTAATTTCAAAaagtaacaatttcaaagatcgAATTCAACTATTTCATCAGCATGCGTGAACATGCGATCTGACCCGGAAGCGGAACTGGAGACCTTCagaaacattttttttctgataATGTTTCCACTTAAATTTGTAGTTCTTTTTCCCCACAAGGTGTCGCTCTGAGTGTTTTGAAGCAAGTTAATAAATACTGGACATACTGGTAGATCGATTACCCTTTCACATTGAGTTGACCACTTACATACAGTATTACACAATAAAAATGGCATGAACATGATTCAGAaagtggctcccgagtggcgcatcagtctaagccactgcatctcagtgctagaggcgtcactagacactcaggctgtatcacaacgggctgtgatcgggagtcccatagggcgggcggcgcacaattggcccagctttggccggggtaggcagtcattgtgaataagaatgtgttcttaattgacatgcctagttaaataaaggttaaatacaaaatgTTAGACGTCCTCCAGTGATTTGTGAACTTTTACTGTTGCAAAgtgatatcccaagtataaatacagtaaagtacacacactaaagggCAAACTTCAAGGAGTAGGGTATTCAAATCTTTGGTCTGATGTCATctgcctccctccttccatcctcgAAGAACATTAGAGGAGCAATAGAGAA from Oncorhynchus clarkii lewisi isolate Uvic-CL-2024 chromosome 25, UVic_Ocla_1.0, whole genome shotgun sequence encodes the following:
- the LOC139384017 gene encoding eukaryotic translation initiation factor 2 subunit 1a; amino-acid sequence: MPSFSCRFYQHRFPEVEDVVMVNVRSIAEMGAYVSLLEYNNIEGMILLSELSRRRIRSINKLIRIGRNECVVVIRVDKEKGYIDLSKRRVSPEEAIKCEDKFTKSKTVYSILRHVAEVLEYTKEEQLESLFTRTAWVFDEKYKRPGYGAYDVFKQAVADPAILDCLDLTEEEKAVLIDNINRRLTPQAVKIRADIEVACYGYEGIDAVKEALRAGLGCSTEAMPIKINLIAPPRYVMTTTTLERTEGLSVLNQAMAAIKEKIEEKRGVFNIQMDAKVVTDTDETELARQLERLERENAEVDGDDEDGEMEAKAED